In Candidatus Nanopelagicales bacterium, a single genomic region encodes these proteins:
- the rpe gene encoding ribulose-phosphate 3-epimerase, whose product MDVQISPSILSADFSILADECERVAGAADWLHVDVMDNHFVPNLTLGLPVVESLLRHVSTPVDCHLMIDDPDRWAPAFAEAGVQSVTFHIEAAHAPIRLARELRAKGARAGMALKPATAIEPYADMLGELDMVLLMTVEPGFGGQSFLEVVVPKIRRTRELLGTESDIWLQVDGGIDEQTAEIAAEAGADVFVAGSSVYGTPDPVEAIARIRAAAQASATVGH is encoded by the coding sequence GTGGACGTTCAAATCTCGCCAAGCATCCTGTCGGCCGACTTCTCGATTCTCGCTGACGAGTGCGAGCGGGTGGCCGGAGCAGCCGACTGGTTGCACGTGGATGTCATGGACAACCACTTCGTTCCCAATCTCACCCTTGGGTTGCCGGTTGTGGAGTCGCTACTTCGCCACGTCTCCACCCCAGTTGACTGCCACCTGATGATTGACGATCCCGATCGGTGGGCGCCCGCGTTCGCCGAGGCGGGCGTGCAGAGCGTAACGTTCCACATCGAAGCAGCGCACGCTCCAATTCGACTGGCCAGGGAACTGCGCGCCAAGGGGGCGCGAGCCGGGATGGCGCTCAAACCAGCAACCGCCATTGAGCCGTATGCGGACATGCTCGGTGAGCTCGACATGGTCCTGCTGATGACCGTTGAGCCGGGATTCGGGGGGCAAAGCTTCCTCGAGGTGGTGGTCCCCAAGATCCGACGGACCCGCGAACTCTTGGGCACTGAGTCCGATATCTGGTTACAGGTCGATGGTGGGATAGATGAGCAGACGGCGGAGATCGCCGCCGAGGCCGGGGCGGACGTCTTTGTCGCTGGTTCATCGGTATACGGCACTCCCGATCCGGTCGAAGCCATTGCGAGGATCCGCGCCGCAGCACAGGCCAGTGCCACAGTGGGACACTGA
- the ribD gene encoding bifunctional diaminohydroxyphosphoribosylaminopyrimidine deaminase/5-amino-6-(5-phosphoribosylamino)uracil reductase RibD, with protein MFTPAEQSAMVEAVRLANVIDHPLGPNPRVGAVLLDSSGRQVASGLHRGPGSPHAEIDALAAAGPAAKGCTAVVTLEPCNHTGRTGPCSEALIAAGVTRVLYAMADPNPVAGGGHRTLQAAGVDVEVGLLAKEAGAVNAEWAVAVKRSRPFVTLKLATTLDGRVAAADGTSQWITGPTARADVHRLRHQVDAVAVGTGTALADDPQLTDRRADAGDYQPVRVVIGQRAVSEDAHLLNVAADSLVIGTRDLPTGLAEMFGRGIRHVLLEGGPTLATAFLRARLVDRLIWYVAPKLLGAGTPAVGELGIETVSDAFPWSPVDVTVLDADVRLTFDRIDQEA; from the coding sequence GTGTTCACGCCCGCTGAACAGTCGGCCATGGTCGAGGCAGTGCGTCTGGCGAACGTGATAGACCACCCGCTAGGACCAAACCCGCGGGTGGGTGCGGTGCTGCTGGACTCGTCGGGCAGGCAGGTAGCCAGTGGCTTGCATCGCGGTCCGGGGAGCCCACACGCGGAGATCGACGCGCTTGCGGCGGCCGGTCCGGCAGCCAAAGGATGCACGGCGGTCGTCACCTTGGAACCCTGCAACCACACTGGTCGGACTGGACCGTGCAGCGAGGCGCTGATCGCCGCAGGAGTCACGCGAGTCTTGTACGCGATGGCCGACCCCAATCCCGTCGCCGGCGGTGGTCATCGCACACTGCAGGCTGCTGGTGTCGACGTTGAGGTTGGACTACTCGCGAAGGAAGCTGGCGCAGTTAATGCGGAGTGGGCCGTTGCCGTCAAGCGATCCCGTCCCTTCGTCACCCTCAAACTCGCCACCACCCTGGATGGACGGGTAGCTGCCGCTGACGGTACGAGCCAATGGATTACCGGTCCGACAGCCCGCGCCGACGTGCACCGACTGCGCCATCAGGTGGACGCCGTTGCCGTGGGTACCGGTACCGCGCTGGCTGACGATCCGCAGCTGACGGATCGGCGCGCAGACGCTGGCGACTACCAGCCGGTCCGGGTCGTGATAGGTCAGCGAGCCGTGTCCGAGGACGCTCACTTGCTTAATGTCGCTGCGGACTCGTTGGTCATCGGCACCCGTGATCTGCCGACTGGACTGGCCGAGATGTTCGGACGCGGCATCAGACACGTACTCCTTGAGGGAGGTCCAACCCTAGCGACGGCCTTCCTTCGGGCACGGCTGGTCGATCGGCTGATCTGGTATGTCGCGCCCAAGCTGTTGGGTGCGGGCACGCCCGCGGTGGGGGAGCTAGGAATCGAAACCGTCTCCGATGCGTTCCCTTGGTCGCCAGTGGACGTAACCGTGCTTGATGCAGACGTGCGTCTCACGTTTGATCGCATCGACCAGGAGGCCTGA
- a CDS encoding riboflavin synthase, translating into MFTGIVEEKGHVVSLDFLDGDAARVTIAGPVVTKDATHGCSIAVDGVCLTVVEQEGDTFAADVMHETLRLTTIGQRAPGDEVNLERAVRADTRLSGHIVAGHVDGLATVVSRTTAPHWEIVRFGVPNRLASQIALKGSVAIDGISLTVAAVGVGEDGVNWLEVSLIPETLAATTLGSRQVESQVNLETDVLAKYVERLMEGRQG; encoded by the coding sequence ATGTTCACCGGAATTGTGGAGGAGAAGGGCCATGTGGTTTCCCTTGATTTCCTCGACGGCGACGCAGCACGGGTGACGATTGCCGGGCCTGTGGTGACCAAGGACGCCACCCACGGATGTTCGATTGCCGTCGATGGGGTCTGCCTGACCGTCGTCGAGCAGGAGGGTGACACGTTCGCCGCTGACGTGATGCACGAAACGCTTCGCTTGACCACCATCGGCCAGCGGGCCCCCGGAGACGAGGTCAACCTTGAGCGCGCAGTCAGAGCCGACACCAGACTGTCCGGTCACATAGTCGCTGGACATGTCGACGGTCTGGCCACGGTGGTCAGCCGCACGACGGCACCCCACTGGGAGATTGTTCGTTTCGGAGTGCCCAACAGGTTGGCATCCCAGATCGCGTTGAAGGGGTCGGTAGCGATCGATGGGATCTCGCTGACAGTCGCCGCGGTGGGAGTAGGGGAAGATGGCGTCAATTGGCTTGAGGTGTCATTGATTCCGGAGACGCTGGCTGCAACGACGCTCGGCAGCCGGCAGGTGGAATCGCAGGTCAATCTCGAGACCGACGTGCTGGCCAAATACGTTGAACGACTGATGGAAGGCAGACAAGGATGA
- a CDS encoding bifunctional 3,4-dihydroxy-2-butanone-4-phosphate synthase/GTP cyclohydrolase II, whose product MIPAEELVGDEEPSTVTHQVDEPLAPAAADVTNVAPSGVRLDSVATAIAEIAAGHSVVVVDDEDRENEGDLIFAASKATPELVGFMIRHTSGVICVPMLGPDLDRLNLPPMTQVNEDRKGTAYSVSVDARDGVTTGISAADRAHTIRVLIDSSTEPTDITRPGHVFPLRAVPGGTLRRAGHTEAAVDLARLAGLPPAGAICELVSEDGSMMRAPACRAFADEHGLAMISIADLIAHVRHNETHVERVAEAALPTEFGEFLAVGYRDTVDGQEHVALVMGDVRGDDDVLVRVHSECLTGDVLGSLRCDCGPQLRAAMARVAQEGRGVILYVRGHEGRGIGLLQKLRAYSLQDQGADTVDANLLLGLPSDSREYGTGAQILADLGLKRMRLLTNNPTKLAGLDGYGITVTGREALVVEPNSHNIDYLRTKATRMGHHINGTTGDAIGEGHEQ is encoded by the coding sequence ATGATTCCGGCAGAGGAGCTTGTCGGCGACGAAGAGCCATCGACCGTGACGCATCAGGTCGATGAGCCACTGGCCCCCGCGGCAGCCGACGTGACCAACGTCGCCCCGTCCGGAGTTCGGTTGGATTCAGTCGCTACCGCGATAGCGGAGATCGCTGCCGGCCACTCAGTCGTTGTGGTCGATGACGAGGACCGCGAGAACGAGGGAGACCTGATCTTTGCGGCTTCCAAAGCAACCCCGGAACTGGTCGGCTTCATGATCCGGCACACCAGCGGGGTCATCTGCGTGCCCATGCTCGGACCGGACCTGGATCGGCTGAACCTGCCTCCGATGACGCAGGTAAACGAGGACCGCAAGGGCACCGCATATTCGGTCAGTGTCGATGCTCGCGACGGAGTGACCACGGGAATCTCCGCAGCTGACCGGGCGCACACCATTCGAGTACTGATTGATTCCTCCACCGAACCAACTGACATCACCCGTCCAGGCCACGTCTTCCCGCTGCGGGCGGTTCCCGGCGGGACGCTGCGACGGGCCGGGCACACCGAAGCCGCAGTCGATCTCGCACGGCTGGCCGGCCTTCCACCCGCCGGGGCGATCTGCGAGTTGGTCAGCGAGGACGGCTCGATGATGCGCGCACCGGCCTGCCGTGCATTTGCCGACGAGCACGGCTTGGCGATGATCTCCATCGCCGACCTCATCGCCCACGTCCGCCACAATGAGACCCACGTGGAGCGGGTCGCAGAGGCCGCCTTACCAACCGAATTTGGCGAGTTTCTCGCCGTCGGCTACCGCGACACCGTCGATGGCCAGGAACACGTTGCACTGGTGATGGGCGATGTCCGCGGAGATGACGACGTGTTGGTTCGCGTCCACTCCGAGTGTCTGACCGGCGACGTCCTCGGTTCGCTGCGCTGCGATTGTGGACCGCAACTGCGGGCCGCCATGGCCAGGGTGGCGCAGGAAGGTCGCGGAGTGATTCTCTATGTCCGCGGACACGAGGGACGCGGCATTGGGTTGTTGCAGAAGTTACGCGCCTACAGCCTGCAGGATCAGGGCGCTGACACCGTCGATGCGAATCTGCTGCTCGGTCTACCGTCCGATTCACGGGAGTACGGCACCGGCGCGCAGATTCTGGCCGACCTGGGTCTCAAGCGGATGCGCCTGTTGACGAACAATCCAACCAAGCTTGCGGGCCTTGACGGCTACGGGATCACCGTCACCGGTCGCGAGGCGTTGGTCGTTGAGCCCAACAGCCACAACATCGACTACCTCCGGACCAAAGCGACGCGAATGGGTCACCACATCAACGGCACAACCGGCGACGCGATCGGCGAAGGACACGAACAATGA
- a CDS encoding 6,7-dimethyl-8-ribityllumazine synthase, giving the protein MSGEGSPGQHVPDGAGLRVVIVAGSWHQRVSEGLIAGAIRLCEAAGAEYVLVRVPGAFELPVACAHYSTDADALVALGVIIRGGTPHFEYVAGAATDGLTRVALDTGTPVGFGLLTCDDEAQALDRAGLPDSHEDKGWEAAHAAIATVRVLTTPTGFVAPTN; this is encoded by the coding sequence ATGAGCGGTGAGGGCAGTCCAGGCCAGCACGTCCCCGACGGTGCCGGCCTGCGAGTGGTGATCGTTGCTGGCAGTTGGCATCAGCGAGTCAGCGAGGGACTGATTGCCGGTGCCATCCGGTTGTGTGAGGCCGCCGGAGCCGAGTATGTGCTGGTTCGCGTCCCAGGGGCATTCGAGTTGCCGGTGGCATGCGCCCACTACAGCACGGACGCTGACGCGTTAGTGGCGCTCGGCGTCATCATCCGAGGTGGCACCCCCCACTTCGAGTACGTCGCCGGAGCCGCCACCGACGGCCTCACTCGCGTCGCCCTGGATACCGGCACGCCCGTGGGCTTCGGGTTGCTGACCTGTGATGACGAGGCACAAGCGCTGGATCGCGCGGGCCTGCCAGATTCCCATGAGGACAAAGGGTGGGAGGCCGCCCACGCGGCGATCGCGACTGTTCGGGTATTGACGACACCCACCGGCTTCGTCGCGCCAACGAACTAG
- a CDS encoding phosphoribosyl-ATP diphosphatase, giving the protein MKTFDELFVELSAKAAAGDPESGTVKLLSGGVHAVGKKLVEEASESWMAAEFEGPQRTAEEISQLLYHAQVLMIASDLTLEDVYREL; this is encoded by the coding sequence GTGAAGACCTTCGATGAGTTGTTTGTTGAGCTGTCCGCCAAGGCCGCCGCTGGCGATCCCGAGTCCGGAACCGTCAAGTTGCTCAGCGGCGGCGTCCATGCCGTGGGCAAGAAGTTGGTGGAGGAAGCGTCCGAATCGTGGATGGCGGCCGAGTTCGAGGGTCCGCAGCGAACTGCGGAGGAGATCTCGCAGTTGCTCTACCATGCACAGGTCCTCATGATTGCCAGTGATTTGACATTGGAAGATGTCTACCGCGAACTCTAA
- a CDS encoding ATP phosphoribosyltransferase — MLRVAVPNKGSLSEPARTMLREAGYLRSAGANELMVQDPANDAEFFFLRPRDIAVYVGAGQLDLGITGRDMLIDSRAAATAMLELGFGSSTFRLAAPVGDASTLADFDGMRIATAYPGVLKDELDRLDISATIVRLDGAVENAVALGVADAVADVVDTGTTLRKAGLVTVGDPLLESQAILVRPTNAQESPAAATFIRRLQGVIVARSYVMVDYDIRTELLDRASAVTPGLESPTVSPLREEGWVAVRAMVPQVDVHRVMDELYVLGGRGILVTDILACRL, encoded by the coding sequence ATGTTGCGTGTAGCGGTGCCGAATAAGGGTTCGCTTAGCGAGCCTGCCCGCACCATGTTGCGCGAGGCCGGCTATCTGCGGTCAGCTGGCGCCAACGAACTGATGGTTCAGGACCCCGCCAACGATGCGGAGTTCTTCTTCTTGCGCCCCCGCGACATCGCCGTCTACGTCGGCGCGGGTCAGCTCGATCTCGGAATTACCGGACGCGACATGTTGATCGACTCGCGTGCGGCAGCGACGGCCATGCTGGAACTCGGATTCGGGTCATCGACGTTCCGCCTGGCAGCACCCGTTGGCGACGCGAGCACGTTGGCCGACTTTGACGGAATGCGCATCGCTACCGCATACCCGGGCGTGCTCAAGGACGAGCTTGACCGACTGGACATCAGCGCGACGATCGTGCGTCTCGATGGAGCGGTGGAGAACGCCGTCGCGCTCGGCGTAGCCGACGCCGTTGCGGACGTGGTTGATACCGGAACCACCCTGCGCAAGGCCGGCCTCGTGACTGTGGGCGATCCGCTCCTGGAGAGCCAGGCAATCCTCGTTCGCCCCACCAATGCCCAAGAGAGCCCAGCGGCGGCGACATTCATCCGTCGGCTCCAGGGCGTGATCGTTGCTCGCTCGTACGTCATGGTCGACTACGACATCCGAACTGAACTCCTGGATCGGGCGAGTGCCGTTACGCCTGGACTGGAGTCGCCAACCGTCTCGCCATTGCGCGAGGAGGGCTGGGTCGCAGTACGGGCGATGGTGCCGCAGGTGGACGTT